Genomic segment of Desulfatirhabdium butyrativorans DSM 18734:
TTGGCCGAGCATTTAGCCGACTTCAAGCGCGTCTGGGGGGTAAGAAGGCCGCAGTGGCCATAGCCCATAAAATGATTGTGATCATCTTCCATCTGTTAAATGAGGGCAAATACTACGACGATGGACGTTATGATCTCTTAAAAAAGAAAGAGCAGGAGCGCCAAACAAAACGAGCGGTAGCAACGCTCAATCGGCTTGGCTATCAGGTAACGCTAAGCGCCGCTTGCTAAGCCCGTCGTAATCGAATAATTGTGGTCTCGTTTCTCGGTGGCCTACGAGAAGCACCGGTGAGCTGTTGTCTCGCAGGCCCGGAAACTGGACCGGAAGTTTCGTAGGAATGACGTCAGGGGATATGTGCGACATGGTATGAGCCCATCCACCATACGTGCTGTACTGATTTGGTAAAGCCGTTCAACGAGGAGAATGAAAACATGAGCTATCGACATACGATCTATACCGATCGATGCAAGGGTTGCGGTCTGTGTGTGGCCGTATGCCCGAAACAAGTTCTGGAGATTGCAACGGAATTGAATGCAAAAGGGTATTTCCCCGCTTATCAGGCAAGACCTGAAGACTGCATATTCTGCTCGACCTGTTGCATCATGTGTCCGGATGTGGCCATA
This window contains:
- a CDS encoding 4Fe-4S dicluster domain-containing protein — protein: MSYRHTIYTDRCKGCGLCVAVCPKQVLEIATELNAKGYFPAYQARPEDCIFCSTCCIMCPDVAISIVELAEATA